GTTGGGGAACCAAtggatttattatttataagaCAGTCAAAGGCATTTATGCTTCTGGGAAGTCTCACCCTATTCATCtgtatctttaagaaaaattataggGCCTggagaaccacatggtggctcacaaccatctgtaatggggtctggtgccctcttctggtctgcaggcatacacaaagacagaatattgtatacataataaNNNNNNNNNNNNNNNNNNNNNNNNNNNNNNNNNNNNNNNNNNNNNNNNNNNNNNNNNNNNNNNNNNNNNNNNNNNNNNNNNNNNNNNNNNNNNNNNNNNNNNNNNNNNNNNNNNNNNNNNNNNNNNNNNNNNNNNNNNNNNNNNNNNNNNNNNNNNNNNNNNNNNNNNNNNNNNNNNNNNNNNNNNNNNNNNNNNNNNNNNNNNNNNNNNgggctggagagatggctcagcaggtaagggcactggctcctcttctggaagacccaggttcaatacctagcacccacatggcagcttgcaactgtctgtaacttcagtttcaggggatctgataccctcacacagagaacatacaggcaaaacactggtgtgtggtgctattttgtttgtgatctaacaaagcttacctgaagatcagagtgtggagctaagccacaagttagccatagaggccaggcagtggtggcacacacctctaaccccaacactcaggaggcagagacagatggatctctgtgagttcaagaccaccctgggctacacagattgaatcagtctaaaagagaaacaaagccaagtggtggtgactcacacctttaatcccagcactagggaggtggagacaggaagggatatggctgagcagagaaggaatataaggcaggaggagacaggagctcaggattcagtctgaggacttgtagacaCAGGACACCCCCACTTCAGTCCgaggatttcgtagaggtaagaactagtggctggctgctgtttctctgatctctcagcttttaccTCTTactatctgactctgggtttttattattaagaccaattagaatttgtgctacaccagtgcacattaaataataaataaatctttaaataatctttaaataaataaatctttaaaaaagcatttatttggtgcatttatttgtgtgtgtgtgtgtgtgtgtgcgcgtgtgcatgcacacgcttATGTGCATAcagtgtatggaggtcagaggacaacttgaggagCAGCTTTTCCTTCCTCTAACATGTGGGTCTCTGGGATCGAACTCGGATTGTTAGGCTTGGTAGCAGGCAGGCATCtgtatccattgagccatctatCAGACCAGCTATTTGTCTCTTGAAGTAACTGTTATGAGCTACTCcatgtcttagtcactgctctattgctgtgaagacacaccaggaccaaggcaactctttttttcttttttcttcgagattaggtttctctgtgtatagctttggagcctgtcctggaactcgctctgtagaccttataaaagaaaacatttaactgggagcttgcttacaatttcagaggtctagtccatcatcatcaatggcagggagcatggaggtACACAGACAAATGTGGTGATGGAAAAGTATCTGAGAGCTTCATCATGAGCCATAGACGCacgcgtgcgcgtgcacacacacacacacacacacacacacacacacacacacacactctgggcTTGTCatggacttctgaaacctcagagacCCCACCTCccccagcgacacacttcctctctAAGGCTATCCATCCTaattcttctaatcctttcaaatagtgccactctctggtgaccaagcattcaactATATaaacctatggggaccattcttattcaagccaccacactccATTTTGAGTGTAAGTACCAAGAAAGAATGATTCTCACAGCATGTTTACACAGGTAAacaccacctgccagcacaccaGGAGGCACAAACAATTTCTTTGGGATGTCCAATAATGATGCTTGTGAATACAGCATCACTCCAGGAGCACCAGACTCATGAATTTATCATTGAAGAAGATGGAACTCCTCCCCtgcatcttgaaaaaaaatgcccaagACTGGACCAGGGCAGGTGCATTGAGTGACCTGTCAGTCACAGCCCTGTCTCGGCATTTTGCCACAGTGAGGACTGAACCTGTCCCTTGCTTCAGCTCAAGTGCAGTGCTCTCTGCCTGTGACACAGCCCATTTCAGGCTGACTCTTCAGTGACTGCACCTGATGTCTCTGTGCTTGCGGCTCCAAGCCTCATCTCCACAGCCTTCAATGTGTCCTTATCAGCTCTCCACTGTCAACTGGGATGCCTCTTTATAGCCACTCCTTACtccacttttgttttctgagatggtttctctgtgcagccctggttgcttgctctgtagaccaggctggtctcagatgtACAGAGAactatctgcttctgcctcccgagtgataggattaaaggtgtgtgccaccaccgcctagtgAATCCATTtttaatcagtgtgtgtgtgtgtattactgtgTAACGTGTGACCTGAGAACTAATATTAATAACTAAGATCAGAATAGAAGAATCTGATTGCCGCTGGCCGTGCCATCAGGTAAAATCTGGGTTACTTGGCAAGTCACAGTCACTGCGACAGAAATGTGAGTTGAGGAAACGTGCCATCTGTGTTTCTGACACTGTGTGCTCACGGCTCTTTTTTAAGTAACCTTGGGGCGGAGAGAGGCTTCGAGAGACCCAGGAGCCTCCTGCATCACGAGGGACATCACTAGGCTCGCTCTCTTGAGAGTGTCCTGTGGGTTGACACAGCTGCTCTGTTTCACAGTAAGGGTCGTGCCCAACTGGAAGCTGCAGCTGACTCCATCAGCCCTCCGCCGTCGTCTCTGGACTTTCCCTGTCTGTCTAGGGCTCTCCGTGTCATTGCCAGGACATCAGGTGTCCAGGGCAGGGATGAGGTTGTTGTGTTTATCAGGGCGTCTGATCACACACTGTTTGACACCTGGCATGTGTTGGTTGCACGCACCAGGAGCCTGGACAGGCGGGCTGCTGTCCAGGGTTAATGACACAGTAAGGGCAGTGCAGGCGGACAGCGATAGTGGAGGAGAGACAGCAAGACTGTCTGGATGTGggccagagagagaaaggtatCCAGACAACTGTGGGGCCTTGGGGTCCTACTCTGCTGGCAATGTGGGACTGAAGGGTCCCTGTCCTCTCAGGCTCCCTCATTAACCCAGGTCCTAGCGTCTTGAGTGTAACATCTGGCCCAGCTGTCTCTCCAGAGCAGATGCATCCCTCCTTCTAGACCTTCTGCTTCTATTAATAAATTTGGCTGGCAGTTCTACAAGAACACAGCTGGGGTTTGCTCTGTGTGATCACAGATTTTATGGGTGCAAAAGTGGGGGCAGAGGAAGGccaaaggccttgtctcaaagtCAAGCGGCAGAGTTGGGCTCTGAAGGCAGGCAGGTCAACTTCTAAGCGGATGCTGAGCCACGGTCCCTCTACAAGAAAGGACATCAAAGTTGACCTTGGCCAGGCTACTTCCAGTCTCCCTCTGTCCCccactctgccctctgccctctgccgtGGCAGCTAGCTAGCACCGCCTACTTGCCTAAAAGCAGACAAACTGTTGGGGTAAGGGGTCATCCCTAGTTTGAAACTAGCCTGTTCAAGGACATTGTACAAATAATAGGAAAACAGGTGGACACGTGGCTGCCCTACCGTGAGGGCCATCCAGATAAAACTGCTAAACGTTCCTCAACACGCCCCTTCTTGCCACTCTGCTGCGACTCTGGCCCTGAGGGTGCCCTCCAGGTCACTTTGTAGGGCTGCAGCCTGGGTCACTGAGTCTCTGAAGGAAACTAGCTGTGCTGTTCAATACAGACAAGGTTGCATTCCCTTCAAGGGCTGGCTATCAGATAGGATGGCTCTAAGATAGTGACTGCCTCAGGCCGTGGGGTCTTGGTGGCTCTGAAATTAGAAGAGGCCcttgcttctcttcccttctagGACTGGAGGTAAACTGTAAAGTGGGGTACACACACGAGGGATCACTGTTTATACAGTCACTCTAAGCAGTCAGAAGCCAGGCATAGTCTGAattcagaaacagaagcaggcctACGGGGTTGGCCACCTCCCATGACCTCTCACATGCTTTCCTGATGCTGAGGTCATTGACACCAGGATCCTTGTCGGGGGTGTGAATGTGGCATCAAAATAGCCACGTCTCCGCCTCTGCTCACAGGTATTTAAGGTCTGCAGAATTGGTAGGAGCTGGCCATTGTGGCATTAGACTGAGAGACCAGAGCTCTTCCCATTGTCCACGCTGTCCATGGATTTTGTTGCTGGGGCCATTGGAGGTACGAGCCAGGGATGGAGGGGTACAGGGGTTGGGAATAGCTGGGGAtggtgcttttgtgtgtgtggtaagaGGAGGGAGCCTTAGGCAGTTGGTATCCAAGCAGACCCCTGGCGTGGACTTTGGGTGCTGAAGTTCaggcaggatgctgaggcaggctAGGAATCCCTGGCTTGGGAACAGGAATGTCCCTGTGGGGTTAACAGATGGCTGGGGTCCTTGGTGTGGGTGACTGAATCATGGAGGAGGGCTGAAGgctccagggaagagcagtgTACCCAGGAGTTCTGCTGTAGGCAGCAGAAACGCGGCATAGAGCAGGCCCAGATGGACGGTTTCGCTGATTCCCTGGGGCCTAACAACATCTAGCCCATCTGTGGATGAAACTGTTTCTTTCCTGGGGCGAAACAACAGAGGGGAGAGGTGGGGCTTCCCATGGGCCATCGATCCTCAGGCTGTGCAGCTATTTCGAGTGAGGCACCCTTGGCCCCGCAGCTCTTGTGAAATAGCCATGTTCTCACTTCTGGGAACAGCCTGGGGCCTGAGAGGATAGTCAGCACCAGCCTTGGGGAGGACTGAGTCCTGGCCCTGTCTGGGCTGCCTGGGGTCTTGAGCTATGGCTCTACCAAGGCTGGCTGCTCCTCTGAACGTTAGTGTCACAGGTCATGCCCTCCTCATAGCCACAGGACAGGCCCTAGTGAGGGGTCCTTGCTCTGTGCTGGGTCCTGGGTCCCAGGGACTCAGACCCAAGCCTTTCCTTTAAAGAACTCTAGATGTAGAGGTGGCCATGGCATGTGAGGCATAGCAGCAAGGCCATGGGACACATGCTTCCAGGCAGAAGCAACCAAAAGCACTGTAGGAAGGTGTAAGAGGGGAGGCTTTGAGGGATTGATAGGAGTTGGTAAGGGCTTTGAGAGACATAGAAGGCTATTCTGAGTGTCCTGCCAGGCAGTTGCTTTAtacctccctgccccctcccaggcATTCATTCTTCTTTCTAATGCACCCCAGGACACAACCCCATGGACCTTGCCATCCTTCATGGTGTTTTTTAGCATCCTTGCTCGGGGTTAGAAAGCCCAAGGCCCTGTGGAGGCCCTAGAGCTGGAGTGGCAGGGCCAGGAGGGCAGTGTGGCTCTCTTGGTCCAAAGCTAGGGTGGGTACTACAGGCCCCTCTGCAAGGTGGGCTGGTCTTCAGTTAATCCACTCAGGCAGAGGAGTGGTTCCTCAGTGGGCAGTTCCCAAAGCTGTGACCACCAGGTGGCCTCGTTGCTTGGGCCTCCATATGGGTGTTGGAGGACAATGGCAGGGAGTTCTCTTGGCCTGGAAGTCGAAAAGCAAGGGGTTGCAATTTCATAGTCCCCTCCAAATCGTGACCACAGTGACTTAAAGATGACCTATGGGCTCTGCCACTCTCACACGTGGGCCTCTGGGGGAGTCTGTCCAGACCACAGCAGCGGTGCATTCTGTCCCATGCACACCTGTGGTTCAGGGACCCGGGTGGGGTCAGGGCTGCTCAGCCGGCCTTTATGCAGAacacgcccctcccccacccctgtaaAGTGTGACTGTCCACCTGGCTCCCACACAGGCAGAAGCTTGGCTCCCTGCACAGGCAGAAGCTTGAGGGCAAAGTTTGCCTGGCTTAGAGACAGGGTCAGCCAGAGCGGAACCAGGCGTTCTACTGAAAGGTGATGTCAGAGGGGAGGCTGAGGAATGTCCTTGGCCTGGGCAATGGGGATCGGCACTGTTGAGCCAGGAGAGGGGTTGGGAGATGCCTAGCAGGCTTGGCAGGTGCACACAGAGCCCCGGTTTCTCAGTTGGTTGTGGAGAGGCAGAGCCCACGTAGGGTCagctggaggtgggagagggggcTTGCTTGAGGCCACCTTCTCCCATCCCTCAGCATGGGTGGGCTCTCACTGCTGACAGGGCATCTCCTACTGCCTCACTGGGTCCTCTGATTGCGTTGCAGGAGTCTGCGGTGTTGCTGTGGGCTACCCTCTGGATACAGTGAAGGTACAGCAAGGCCCTACCTTGGTTTAGATTACTTAGTATCTCTGTACCTAGCTCGGGCCGCAATTAGAATGCTAGTAGGACCTAGTTCTTTCCCACCCTAATAGTCAATGCTTCCCTAGGACCTTTGGGACTGTCAGTCTCTCACCCTGTGCCCCAGAGGTCTCATTCTAAAAGTTATTCACTGTCCCTACTCAGTCTACAGCGGCATGCCTGACAGTTAAGGGGCTGAACCTAGTCTTCTACTGGCTTTGTCCCAGGCCTAGAGCCAGTCCTTCCTGAAGCCTTCTCCCTTTCCCATAGGTCAGGATCCAGACTGAGGCCAAGTATACCAGCATTTGGCACTGCATCCGGGACACGTACTGTCAAGAGCGGGTAGGAATGGGGCCCGATGGTAGGGTGGCATCAGGGACTGGGACTTGCTAGTGATACCCTTTCCCTAGCCCCTTGGCCTTCCAAACAGGAATGGCTGTGCCCAGCCCTGAGATCCCCTCTGAGTCCCAAAGTCAGAGCACTGGGAACCCTATTTGGTACAGAACTAAGTCCCTTGTCTTTCAGGGAAGGGACACAGGGGAACCTGAGATTCTGAAGGTCAGGGAGGAGCCCATCCAGGGGAATGTCTTACAGACACTTATGCAAGTGACGTGGGACTTGGTGCAGGCAGGGGTTAGCTAAGCATCATGTTGGTTCCACCAGCATGGCCAGGCAGCTGTCTTCAACCCCTCAAACATCAAGTCAAGTGCTGAGATCCCAGGGGTGATGTCTGGAGGCAAGGGAGGTGGTGGTCAGTCCCAGATGTCCCAGCCCCAGGGCATTCTCTCTTGGGTCCTGTCCTTATTTGGTCCCTATCCACCAGGTGTGGGGCTTCTACCGGGGCCTCTCACTGCCCGTGTGCACCGTGTCCCTGGTGTCCTCTGTTTCTTTTGGCAcctaccaccactgcctggctcacattTGCCGCTTCCGGTACGGCAGCACTGATGCCAAGCCCACCAAGGCTGATATCACACTTTCAGGAGGCGCCTCTGGCCTTGTCCGGGTGAGTAGAGGCAGTTGAGGGTGGAAGGGCACCAGAGATAATCAGGGCGTTTGAATCTTACCTCCCAGCAGGTGTCAAGACTGAGGCCCTGGGAAGCTAGAACCTACAGGGCATGGGGACTGTGGTGAGGAACTAGTATCCTGCCTGGGATGGGCTAGGCTCCTTTTGAGTTCCTCCCAGAATGCTCCAGTGGAGAGGAGGAAATGACCATAAAGAAGCTCCCTGTGAGGGTGTGGGGAGCCACAGAGATAGCACTCAGGTGCTTGTGACTTCCCAGCTCCATCTTCAGGGTACCCAATAAATGTCTGAACACCATCTAGTGTTACCATGGACACCTGGCATCCTTCATCTTCAGTGGAGATGGAGCATCAGGCACCACAGATGGGAACAAGGGCTGCAAATGCAGCTGAGGTTCTTCATAGGTCAGGACGGAGCATGGGTAAATCACTCAATCCTTACTTAGAGTTTCCACAGGCTGTGGGCTAAGTGTTGGCTCCAGTATGCAGTGCAGACACCAAAGGCCAATGAGCCTAGTCAGCCTCTGAGCTGCCATCTGATCTGCAAGAGGTATGAGGAGAATTAGGGCAGACCAGACGTATGAAGaccccagggcagcctggtccaTCTGTGTCTCGCAGtgaccaccatgccctgcttttaGCAATATGACTACAGCGCAAACAAGTGTGTCAACTGTGCTCTTCACTTAGCACCAGATATGTGTCAAGCCAGGACTCTCCGATGCAGAAGACCTTGGTTTCAGCCTTCATAGGGCTGAGCTGGCTTTCAACCTAGCACTATCAAAACCCTGGGACCAGCTTGCAGCTTCTTGGGATCTGGGCTCTCAGCACTGGGTCTTAGAGCCAACGGTTAGGCTGTAGGCATGTCCTAACCTTGCTTCTTCTCTGTCCCAGGTGTTCTTGACATCACCCACAGAGGTGGCCAAGGTCCGCCTACAGACACAGGCACAAGCTCAGACACAGCAGCGGCGGCCCTCAGCCTCCTGGACATCAGTGGCTCCTGCTTTGTGTCCTGCAACCAATGCATGTCTGGAACCAAGGCCCAAGTACCATGGGCCGCTAAACTGTTTAGTCACAGTGGCCCGCGAAGAGGGGCTTCGGGGGCTCTACAAGGGCAGCTCAGCTCTGCTCCTTCGTGACGGTCACTCTTTTGCTACCTACTTCCTCTCTTATGCCATGCTCTGTGAGTGGCTCACCCCAGCTGGCCATAGCCAGCCAGGTGAGTGACAGGCAGAAACGGTGGAGTTGGCCCAGTGGGCTAGGGGCTGGGAGAGGAATCTGCACAGTGCAGCTAGCTCACCAACACTGAATCAAGCTAAGCATCTTTGCCTTATTTTTCAATGGtttctgaggtgtgtgtgtgtctaaggcCACACAGTGACTTTGTGACAGAGGGGTGTATCCTGACTCAGTGAGCTGTCCTGGCTGGGTCCTGTCTCTGAGAAGCTTGCAATAAGGCATGTTCACGGTGTCTCTTGCAGATGTCCTAGGTGTGCTGGTGGCTGGCGGATGTGCGGGGGTCCTGGCCTGGGCCGTGGCCACTCCCATGGATGTGATCAAATCACGTCTGCAGGCAGACGGGCAGGGCCAGCAGCGCTACCGGGGCCTCCTGCACTGTGTGGTGACCAGCGTGCGGGAGGAGGGCCCCAGGGTGCTCTTCAAAGGGCTGACGCTCAACTGCTGCCGTGCCTTTCCTGTCAATATGGTGGTCTTCGTGGCCTATGAGGCTGTGCTGCGGCTCACTCGGAGACTGTTCACATAGGGCCACTGGTTGGTAGCAGCCAGCTCACAGCCGCTGGAGGCCAAGGGGAGCATGGGTGGGCTCAGGACCCCACAGGGCTGTCACTGGAACAGCAGAGGGCCTTCTGTGCAGTGACTTAGGTGAGGCCTGAGCTTGGCCTGCCCAGCTACTACTCACAAAGTCAGGGGCTTGATCTGCTTGGGGGGGTCATGAGTCAAGGCTGTGTGGGTCTCCTTGATGAGGATGCGCCACTTGGAGTCATTTGTCACCGAGCAACTGTTCATTCCTGAGTGTCCTCCCTTGTCCACACCCATGACCTCAGAGCATTCTCTCACCAGCCCCAGTTCCACTCATCTTGTAATCCACACTCTTCCCTTAAGAGACAAGTGAGGGACCAGACAGcaagctgagccatctggctACAGGCTGGGCTTGTTCCCTGTCCCAGGCTGTCCAAGAGGGCCCAGAGTCCTCATTGGCCCACGAGCTGGTGTGGGGCTTCACTGAGTACGCATTTAAACTGCTTGCCACATAAAGACCCTGGAACCTTGGTCAATAAATATTTCTGAGGTTGCTTAGCGATGTTGCTATGATCTGTGCGGTGCTGGCCCTCCAACCTTGTGTTCACCCGGGATGCCGTGAAACCTGTCAGCTCGTGGTGGGAGAGGctgtgtgaagccctggctaAGATGGCCTAGAGTTCTTACGTGGGTAGCCAGGTGCCCGTTATGTAGGGGTCCC
The Microtus ochrogaster isolate Prairie Vole_2 chromosome 1, MicOch1.0, whole genome shotgun sequence DNA segment above includes these coding regions:
- the Slc25a47 gene encoding solute carrier family 25 member 47 isoform X1 → MDFVAGAIGGVCGVAVGYPLDTVKVRIQTEAKYTSIWHCIRDTYCQERVWGFYRGLSLPVCTVSLVSSVSFGTYHHCLAHICRFRYGSTDAKPTKADITLSGGASGLVRVFLTSPTEVAKVRLQTQAQAQTQQRRPSASWTSVAPALCPATNACLEPRPKYHGPLNCLVTVAREEGLRGLYKGSSALLLRDGHSFATYFLSYAMLCEWLTPAGHSQPDVLGVLVAGGCAGVLAWAVATPMDVIKSRLQADGQGQQRYRGLLHCVVTSVREEGPRVLFKGLTLNCCRAFPVNMVVFVAYEAVLRLTRRLFT
- the Slc25a47 gene encoding solute carrier family 25 member 47 isoform X2, giving the protein MDFVAGAIGGVCGVAVGYPLDTVKVRIQTEAKYTSIWHCIRDTYCQERVFLTSPTEVAKVRLQTQAQAQTQQRRPSASWTSVAPALCPATNACLEPRPKYHGPLNCLVTVAREEGLRGLYKGSSALLLRDGHSFATYFLSYAMLCEWLTPAGHSQPDVLGVLVAGGCAGVLAWAVATPMDVIKSRLQADGQGQQRYRGLLHCVVTSVREEGPRVLFKGLTLNCCRAFPVNMVVFVAYEAVLRLTRRLFT